caataagcgtcacgaagtgtccccttgctcttctcgccaacttcaacatcactcgtgtctcagaatacagacaattgacaaaaaacaaagtgtcccccaaaagcttctctttaagtaaagattaactgctgcatttacccaaagctaaaactaacgctaacctttacccttaccttattgttgaaaataggtagcaaatgcttagacttaaaggacACTTcttgttggatgtcaaattaggcgtgcatctaattagggtcaaacgtGGACACAAGTGacgaggggtggtccacagggatagtccatggaccgggaccgtgaaggggtccatggaccgagtccacaggggtggtccatgttttgtataagTCCATAAATACCAACTCCTCCACCTGATTTAGATATCCGAtggtttgaaataaaattgtaCCCAATAATATTTACTAACTCTGAAGTGGCATCATTTAGCCAAGTTTCCGTGACACCAATAACGGAAGGTGGTGTTTGCATATTCATCATAATCAATTTACGTTTATCGAGACTTTTAAGCAAACTAAGAGCATTAATGTGCATAATGGAGAATACATCCCCGTTATTTGCagacgagatacaaaatttGAGTCGGGATCGAGATAACTGGAAAGCATATTCCCAACCTCAGGCCGGTCAATAGgattaaataataatgattcgaGACGATCTCCGTCATAATGTACAGGACCATGGGACATTTCGTAAAGTACTAAATTAAACAAGCTATCATCCAAGTGATTAACGGTGTAGCCACGAATACCAGTATTTTTTCCGTGTAATTagagtttatttgttttgtcctttcttggtttgTCCTACAATAGTTTTCTTAGTCCGTAATTAAGCCTCGCTTGTTTTTTGTCTACCTTTGTCACACCCCCTCGTTAACACCCTTGTAAGAGCTTGTAAGGCTGgtattgttctttgtgtcaGTTTCACTGGTATTGTTTAGTTTCGCATATAAGTTTGTTCATGTTGTATGAAAAACCGTTTCTGTAATCCGGAGAGCCGCACACATCTTGTAAGTGTCCGGTTTTTTCTGAATTCGTTTTGCCTTGGATTTCTATTAATACCTTTCCTTGTAATCTCATGTGCTCCGTTTATCCCTTCAGTGAATCGTCAAGTAAAATAGTACGATATCAAAGTGTGCGCAGAGTCGTTAACAAACGGGAAGGACAGATAATAAATTAGAGTCACTAGACATTATAGAAACAAGAAAACATGTAAGCTAAACACGATAATAGAGGTTACTGAGCTCAAAGGAAAGCCTTGCAGTTCCGCAAAGTTCTCTAAATGGGCAGAAGACTTAACAAAATTGGACGAGAATCTTCGGTTTGATGCAGATAAACGACACAATTCTTTGCCCAGCAATTATTTACATACCCTTCCCCAATGTGCTGCACGGAGGAAGGTGAAGTAGTGAAAGAGTCAAACATCAAGCAAACGCTAAGAAGCGCacagcagaagaaattgaaagatcAGGTATCAGGCCAAGCTTGGCAGGGAAAGTTGATTGCTTCTTGATGGGAGGAAGAACAAGAAGGCTATGGAACAGGGGATGTCCGACAATCCCATAGCTTTAGTTGGCTGTGGCAATGGAGGACATGCCCGACATATGTTATCGCTGGCGTGTTTGAGCTGTACGAACAGTTACTTCCCACCAGAGTGTACCAGAGTAAGAAGACAAGAACGGGGTCAGACCAGATTATGTGCCGTTTATGTGGAAAGGCAGCTGAGACGGTGGCCCACGTGTTAGCTGGTTGCTCTGCGCTTGCGCAGGCCAAATATCTGCAACGGCATAATGcggtgttgaaagtaattttttttgagaTGTTGTACAGCCTAGACCTAATGGACAGTGTACCGCCATGGTATTCACTTAGCGAGCCTAAACCTGTCTATCAAAATGACCGAGCGCAAGCCTTCTGGGATGACCCTGTTTCTGCAGATCATGTGACGGTGAGAGCTAACGGAATTGATGTCCGAATAGTGGATAGCACAGCAAAATCTGTCATCTTTCTGGAGATGAGCTGTCCTTGGATGAATAACAGGGAGATCAAGAGCTGCGAGAAGACGCAAAAGTATGCCCCATTACGACTGGAATTGAAGAGGCAGCTTCCTGGACATCAAGTGAAACAGTTTAACATCGTAATGGACGTGTTAGGAGGATACAGTGAGGAACTGGTGAACACCATCCGAAGTCTTGTAGGAGTTAAAGGGGCAAAGAAGTATTGTTGAAAATGCAGAAGGTCGTTTTGTCTGAAAGTCTGCACATTGCGAGATCTTTCAAAGTGTTAACATAAGCAGATACTAACTCAAGTCAGAGACAACAGAACAATTATTTAGGATCGTCTTAGatgctttaatattattgttttaataggTCTGAAGAGATACATTTCACATTTCTACCTTTTTAAGAATCGAAGTTAACCttttaattctcttatataTAGATCGATATATGTAGATACGAACTTTTAAGATATATTCAGGTTATTTTTACAGCCTTCTAAGTTCCTTGCTTCCCGTGCAGACCTAGGTAACTTGTTCCATAAAAGGGGAGCAGCAATCTGAAATGCTCTGTCacccattgttttctttgttttcgcaaTTGGTATTTTAAGCAAGGGATCATTGTCATTACGTCTTAAGCTATCGCACGAAGGCTGTTGAATGCTAATTAGGTCTGAAAGGTACTTAGGCGCATGACCGTGCAACATTTTATAAGTTATCAGAAGTATCTTATAATGTATTCTGGCGCGCATTGGTAACCAATGTAATTCTGCGAGCGAGCAGAGGTGTTATTTGACAGAACTTGGGCGCGCGATAAATAAGTCTTGCACTTGCAATCATAACACGTTGCAGTTTCCTAGTTTGATATTCCGGGATTCTATATAAAAGgctattacaatagtccaatctGCTACTAATAAAAGCATGTACTAGTTTTTCAGTTGATTCTCTGGACAGATATTTTCTAATATGACGTCTGTTGTGAATTGTTCTTTAGTAacttacttattttatttcaagttataagtacatttcttttcttgtaattattttttgttgtatggcgaaataaaaataaataaatcaataaataagtaaacaaaTAAATGTTGTACAAGTAATAGAAGGGGCTGCTACATGTCTTTGTAATATGAGTTCCCATATCTAGATGGGTATCAAAGCATGTGCCTGTATTACGCGCAGGGACTACAGGAGAGACTTCAGCCTGTCCAACATTGATGCTTTGGATTGAAACTTTTGAGAGCTGCTGGCGAGTACCTATAATCAGGAACTCAGTCTTGTCATCATTGAGCATAAGCTGATCCTCTCTCATCCATGCTCGGACATCACAGATGCACTTCTGCATGGCAGATACAGCTTCAACTTCACTGAAAGTGTCAGATGGCTTAAATGACAAATACAACTGTGTGTCGTCCGCATATGTGTGAACGGAGGGCAGATGGTGTTTTAATATCTGAAACAGCTTACTCACATAGATGGTAAACAAAAGCGGGCCCAGGCATGACCCTTGGGGGACTCTacacatcaaatcaaatgtctTTGAGAGAGTCCCGTTAATCGACACCTTCTGCGACCTGCCCTCAAAGTAACTCTCAAACCATGAAAGTACTTTCCCGCGCAACCCAACTGTTGACCTCAATCGACCCAGAAGGATCTCATGTTCGACGGTGTCGAATGCAGAGGTTAAGTCGAGAAGCACCAACAACGTAACTTGACCTTTATCCATCGCCATTAGGAGATCGTTCTTCACCTTAAGTAGTGCGGTCTCAGTGCTATGATTTTGGCGGTAAGCACTTTGCAATTCTGGAAACAAACCATTGACTCACATGTGCTCCTGTAATTGTACAGCGACCGCCTTCTCTGTAAGTTTGGACGTGAACTGTAAGTTACTCACAGGCCGAAAGTTCTTGTTTATCAATTGAAGACCAGAGTTTTGAGCAGAGGATGTACTAATGCCTTTTTCCATTTGTCAGCGAAGTAACCATGCTCTAATGATATGTTCAACATCCTAGTAATGACTGGAAGTAGCTCCTCAATACAAAGCAACAAGATGGATGACGGGAAAGGGTCCAGAGCACATGTCTTCATGGAAGCCACAGCCATCTTCCTTACAGCCTCCTCAGAGAGAGGTTGAAACTCTGATAGCGTGACAACGTCATCAGTACTCGACGAACCTTTGAGGCGCACACTCAGTAGAAACCGCATGAGGGACCGCGTCACCGGCTAACTTTGATCTTATAGCAACTACTTTATGGATGAAGTATTCACCCATCTCATTTGCGAGAACAGAGGCGTTAGTATGTGGTGGAAGAGACTTGTCCTCTTGCAGATTTAATAGACTCTTACTAGCCCGGAACAGCTTTGATTGGTCCGAACTGTTCTTGTCAATAAATTACCTGTAATGAGTACACCTAGCTTCGTTCATCAGATGTACAACATAATTACGCTTAACTTTGAATACTACTAGATCTGATGAGCGTCCAGTTCTCCTCCATCTTCTCTCGGCCTTCCTCCTGTCCCTTCGAGCCTGAATTATGTTATCATTAAACAATGGGGGCCTGGGTCGAGTGATGACATGACGAGAACAAACCGGCGCGTGTTCGTCTAATAGCGATTTTAAAGTCGCGTTATAACAGTCGAGCAGCATGTTCAAATCATCAGGCGGGTCTTGATGTAGCTGGGAGTTACGAATAGCTTCTCTCAACTTGGTTATGTCAATTGATTTGAGTTTCCTGTATTCAGCATGCTTAATTCTTGGCGCAGACATATGGCGCAGACATATCACGGTAGCATGGTCAGAGAAATCTCTCTCCGGAAGGGGCTCACCATCCACAATACCATCGGCCTGCCGTGTGATAATTAAGTCCAAGGTGTGGCCATGTATGTGAGTGGGTCGTTTAACATGCTGGACCAGACCCATAGAGTTCAACAGGTCCTTGAGCCGGATGGTGTCAGCATCTGACGGAACGTCCATGTGAATATTTAAGTCGCCACATATTAACAGTAACTCATTACACATAACTAATGACTCGAGTTGTCCGAGaagtcatgaaagaaaacactCGTAGTCACGGGATGATCCGCAGAGTATGTTGGTCTATACACGATGACAATTGCAACTCGCAGACGAACAGTTCCGAACTTCACAAGCCATTCCGACACTTCAAAAGAAGACCGATCGGCTGAAAACACTTTGTTTACATCAAGACAGTCAAGATATAATAGCGCAGTCCCGCCACCCCTACGAATAACTGGAATAGAGT
This portion of the Montipora capricornis isolate CH-2021 chromosome 11, ASM3666992v2, whole genome shotgun sequence genome encodes:
- the LOC138024773 gene encoding uncharacterized protein gives rise to the protein MDVPSDADTIRLKDLLNSMGLVQHVKRPTHIHGHTLDLIITRQADGIVDGEPLPERDFSDHATVICLRHMSAPRIKHAEYRKLKSIDITKLREAIRNSQLHQDPPDDLNMLLDCYNATLKSLLDEHAPVCSRHVITRPRPPLFNDNIIQARRDRRKAERRWRRTGRSSDLVVFKVKRNYVVHLMNEARCTHYR